The Vicia villosa cultivar HV-30 ecotype Madison, WI linkage group LG1, Vvil1.0, whole genome shotgun sequence genome includes a region encoding these proteins:
- the LOC131652705 gene encoding uncharacterized protein LOC131652705 has product MNENENVDLVEELNSLDEVNNLENHENTNSDLLIEELDSVDTTKNICDPSQWTNISTNLRDFLVEKGPLKVIDIDFPKDESSRHFSSSFYIKKLSNGEKRERRWLIYSQDLDKVFCFCCKLFNTLSSTSKLASCGIKDWKNLSSKLRSHEMSNEHIVNMSSWVDLETRLLKNKTIDIHVQEQINRDREHWRNVLFRIIAVVKTLGRNNLAFRGTNEKIYQEHNGNFLSLIEMIAEFDPIMQEHIRRIKDKEIHNHYLGHRIQNELINLIANEIKTKIIQKIKNAKYFSIILDCTPDISHQEQMTFVLRCVDISSTPIQIFEYFVEFLIVNDTTGKGLFDAIINEINIIGLDISNLRGQGYDNGSNMKGKHQGVQKRFLDINPRSFYTPCGCHSLNLLLCDMANCCPKATSFFGVLQRIYTLFSSSTKRWKILQDHIPSLTLKSLSQIHWESRIESVKALRFQTLQIRDALLKLCEIIDEPKIKSEAECLATYELENFEFLLGMVIWYDILFAVNSISKNMQSKDMRIDVAIEQLKGLILFLEKYRENGFENAMISAKEIAFEMDIEPKFHEKRIIRRKKQFDEIIDNEVVKSPEESFKSDYFLYIIDQAITSFQSRFEQFKIYSDIFGFLFGIEMLKSIEVENLKENCFNFERSLKHNDKTDIDGLDLFMELQILKDIIKVENDTPIDILNYIKRLDSFPNAYIAYRIMLTIPITVASAERSFSKLKLIKSYLRSTMSQQRLSGLALLSIEKEILNEIDYNNLINDFASQKARKIKF; this is encoded by the coding sequence ATGAACGAAAATGAAAATGTAGATTTGGTAGAAGAACTTAACAGTTTAGACGAAGTTAATAACTTAGAAAATCATGAAAATACAAATAGTGATTTATTAATAGAAGAACTTGATAGTGTAGACACCACTAAAAATATATGTGATCCAAGTCAGTGGACAAATATTAGTACTAATTTGAGAGATTTCTTAGTAGAAAAAGGTCCGCTTAAAGTTATCGATATAGATTTTCCTAAGGATGAATCTTCAAGACATTTTTCTTCctcattttatattaaaaaattatcaaaCGGAGAAAAACGTGAAAGAAGATGGCTAATATATTCTCAAGATTTGGATAaagtattttgtttttgttgtaaattGTTTAATACTCTTTCTAGTACAAGCAAATTAGCAAGTTGTGGTATTAAAGATTGGAAAAATTTGAGTTCTAagttgaggagtcatgagatgaGTAATGAACACATCGTTAATATGAGTTCATGGGTTGATCTAGAAACAAGATtgctaaaaaataaaacaattgacatACATGTTCAAGAACAAATAAATAGAGATAGAGAACATTGGAGAAATGTTTTATTTAGAATAATTGCAGTTGTTAAAACTCTTGGAAGAAACAACTTAGCCTTTCGTGGAACAAATGaaaagatttatcaagaacataaTGGAAATTTCTTAAGTCTTATTGAAATGATTGCTGAATTTGATCCTATAATGCAAGAACACATTCGTCGAattaaagataaagaaattcataATCATTACCTTGGGCATAGGATACAAAATGAATTAATAAATTTGATAGCaaatgaaattaaaacaaaaattattcaaaaaattaaaaatgcaaaGTATTTTTCAATTATACTTGACTGCACCCCTGATATAAGTCATCAAGAGCAAATGACTTTTGTCTTACGATGTGTTGATATTTCTTCTACTCCAATACAAATCTTTGAATATTTTGTAGAATTTTTAATAGTAAATGATACAACTGGAAAAGGTCTTTTTGATGCAATTATAAATGAGATAAATATTATTGGACTTGATATTAGTAACCTAAGAGGACAAGGTTATGATAATGGGTCTAATATGAAAGGAAAACATCAAGGAGTGCAAAAAAGATTTTTAGACATTAATCCTAGATCATTTTATACTCCATGTGGTTGTCATAGTTTAAATTTATTACTTTGTGACATGGCTAATTGTTGTCCTAAAGCTACATCTTTTTTTGGAGTGTTGCAACGTATATATACACTATTTTCTTCGTCTACTAAAAGATGGAAAATTTTACAAGATCATATCCCTAGCCTAACACTTAAATCATTGTCACAAATACATTGGGAAAGTCGTATTGAAAGTGTGAAAGCTTTGAGATTTCAAACTTTACAAATAAGAGATGCTTTGTTAAAATTATGTGAAATTATCGATGAACCTAAAATAAAAAGTGAAGCAGAATGTTTAGCAACTTATGAGcttgaaaattttgaatttttattaggCATGGTTATTTGGTATGATATATTATTTGCAGTAAATTCTATTAGTAAAAATATGCAATCAAAAGATATGCGTATTGATGTTGCTATAGAACAATTAAAAGggcttattttatttttggaaaaatataGGGAAAATGGGTTTGAAAATGCTATGATTTCTGCAAAAGAAATTGCTTTTGAAATGGATATAGAACCAAAATTCCATGAAAAACGTATTATTCGTAGAAAGAAACAATTTGATGAAATTATTGACAATGAAGTTGTAAAATCTCCTGAAGAATCATTTAAAAGTGACTACTTCTTATATATAATAGATCAAGCAATCACTTCATTTCAAAGTAGATTcgaacaatttaaaatatatagtGATATTTTTGGTTTTCTATTTGGCATTGAGATGTTAAAATCCATTGAAGTTGAAAATTTAAAAGAGAATTGTTTCAACTTTGAACGATCATTAAAACATAATGACAAAACTGATATTGATGGATTAGATTTATTTATGGAACTacaaattttaaaagatataatAAAAGTAGAAAATGATACACCAATTGATATACTTAATTATATAAAGAGACTTGATTCTTTTCCAAATGCATATATTGCTTACAGAATAATGTTAACAATTCCTATAACTGTTGCATCTGCCGAGagaagtttttcaaaattaaagttaataaaatCTTATTTAAGATCAACCATGTCTCAACAAAGATTAAGTGGATTGGCTTTATTatcaattgaaaaagaaatattaaatgaaATCGATTACAATAATTTAATAAATGATTTTGCATCTCAAAAAGCtcgtaaaataaaattttaa